From a region of the Salvelinus namaycush isolate Seneca chromosome 40, SaNama_1.0, whole genome shotgun sequence genome:
- the mrpl39 gene encoding 39S ribosomal protein L39, mitochondrial, translating to MACRTVCQLLQRRMASSATSVRLSAAEVRGQRSAVFSREQARQRSLYPRTEKIEVTLQIPGLQGTLLVMNKGVSTPHSCARHLTEWYVTSSALALVDGKPWSLHQPLTQSCSLSLLTFKDTDPLLVNQAYWRSCAALLGQVLQDAFKEDFSVELLRVPEVQVTSGAFCCDVVLDPQLDAWIPSEESLRSLTRGAQQLIHRDLPWEPLEVAPPVALEVFSHSRCKQEEVEEKSAQSPKGTVMLYRCGDHVLLSGGPLAARTGLCSQYEVTAIHPLGEGKWGLHRRAQGLSLPLLQQAHHTVWRKLRSRAEKLVEVPTASANEAISDTLTPPSAPEQTPPHTAQQ from the exons ATGGCGTGTCGTACCGTATGTCAACTTCTACAGCGCC GGATGGCGTCCAGTGCTACGTCTGTGCGTCTCTCGGCTGCTGAGGTGCGTGGTCAGCGCAGCGCTGTGTTTTCCCGGGAGCAGGCTCGCCAGCGTTCCCTGTACCCGCGCACAGAGAAGATCGAGGTGACCTTGCAAATACCCGGTCTGCAGGGCACCCTGCTCGTCATGAACAAGGGAGTGTCCACACCACACAGCTGTGCACGCC acTTGACAGAGTGGTATGTAACCAGCTCGGCCCTGGCCTTAGTAGACGGAAAGCCCTGGTCCCTGCACCAGCCCCTCACCCAAtcctgctccctctccctgctcACCTTCAAAGACACAGACCCACTGCTGGTCAACCAG GCATACTGGCGGTCGTGTGCAGCCCTCCTTGGCCAGGTCCTTCAGGATGCCTTTAAAGAAGACTTTTCTGTGGAACTGCTCAGAGTCCCAGAGGTGCAAG taacTTCAGGAGCGTTCTGTTGTGATGTGGTGCTGGATCCTCAGTTAGATGCCTGGATCCCTTCagag GAGTCCCTGCGCTCTCTGACACGTGGTGCTCAGCAGCTGATCCATCGGGACCTACCCTGGGAGCCTCTGGAGGTGGCGCCCCCTGTTGCCCTGGAGGTCTTCTCTCACAGCAG GTGTAAgcaggaggaagtggaggagaaGTCAGCACAAAGTCCTAAAGGCACAGTGATGCTCTACAG GTGTGGGGACCATGTTCTGTTGAGTGGGGGACCCTTGGCGGCAAGGACAGGGTTGTGCTCTCAGTATGAGGTCACTGCCATCCACCCTCTTGGAGAGGGCAAGTGGGGTCTCCACCGCCGGGCCCAGGGGCTCTCACTGCCCCTCCTGCAACAG GCCCACCACACTGTGTGGAGGAAACTGAGGAGCAGGGCAGAGAAGCTG GTTGAGGTGCCCACAGCATCAGCCAATGAAGCCATTTCAGATACATTGACTCCGCCCTCTGCCCCTGAACAGACTCCTCCCCATACCGCCCAACAATGA